Proteins encoded by one window of Streptomyces clavuligerus:
- a CDS encoding SDR family NAD(P)-dependent oxidoreductase, whose amino-acid sequence MSSSARGKLAGRVVLITGAARGQGEQQARLFAAEGASVVLGDILDEAGGAVAGELGESAVYTRLDVGREEDWSAAVALAKERFGRVDGLINNAGVTSRGTLLDTSPAEYESIIRVNQTGTFLGMRAVAPEIAAAGGGTIVNIASILSLTGMAENGPYVASKHAILGLTRVAALELASQGIRVNAVCPGWVDTPMADPVNWDPDTASYPESARAAMGEVVRRTVPLGRVSQPVEMARIALFLSCEDSSYITGQSIVADGGLLAGAPQP is encoded by the coding sequence ATGAGCAGCAGTGCGCGAGGGAAGCTCGCCGGACGGGTGGTACTGATCACGGGCGCCGCCCGGGGCCAGGGCGAGCAGCAGGCCCGGCTCTTCGCCGCCGAGGGCGCATCGGTGGTGCTCGGCGACATCCTGGACGAGGCGGGCGGGGCCGTCGCCGGGGAGCTGGGGGAGAGCGCGGTGTACACCCGGCTCGACGTGGGACGGGAGGAGGACTGGAGCGCCGCGGTCGCCCTCGCGAAGGAGCGGTTCGGCAGGGTGGACGGCCTGATCAACAATGCGGGGGTGACGAGCCGCGGCACCCTCCTCGACACCTCGCCGGCGGAGTACGAGTCCATCATCCGGGTCAATCAGACCGGTACGTTCCTGGGGATGCGGGCCGTCGCCCCGGAGATCGCGGCGGCGGGCGGCGGCACCATCGTCAACATCGCCTCGATTCTCTCCTTGACCGGGATGGCCGAGAACGGCCCCTATGTCGCGTCGAAGCACGCCATCCTGGGGCTGACCCGCGTCGCCGCCCTGGAGCTGGCGTCGCAGGGGATTCGGGTCAACGCCGTCTGCCCCGGCTGGGTCGACACCCCCATGGCCGACCCCGTGAACTGGGACCCGGACACCGCTTCCTACCCGGAGAGCGCCCGCGCGGCGATGGGCGAGGTGGTCCGGCGGACGGTGCCGCTGGGGCGGGTCTCCCAGCCGGTGGAGATGGCCCGGATCGCGCTCTTCCTGAGCTGCGAGGACTCCTCGTACATCACCGGACAGTCGATCGTCGCCGACGGCGGTCTCCTGGCGGGCGCTCCGCAGCCCTAG